The nucleotide window gtgtgtatgtctgctctTGTTCATCATAAGTACATTTTGGAGGCGAGAGACCAGATTTCATTCCCTAGATTCCCTTAGATTTCTGTTAATCTGTGTTTTTAAGATAATCTTGTTTGTATTTCCTTCTATTTTTCATTGCTGTTTCTTCAATGTTTACAAGACTTCACCAAGCAAAACTAAACACCGCTGCTGTTGCATAAGAAGGATAGAGATCATCACTGAAATGTGTTGGGTCATGACGACTGATAATGACGAATCAGACTTTCAAATCTGTTTTTCTAAATTACCAACAGCAGATGGCGCAGACTAAGCATTTTCAGTGGGTCAGGAAAAGActtcacttctctcctctctctgacttCCCCTTCATCTCAGCATGTTTTTCCCATGCATGCATAACCAGagtgatttgaaatgtattgaAAATGTGTTCCACGGTCCCAGCTCACAAGTACGGTACTCTACCTGAAGCTTTGCTGCCACCAACTAACTAGAAGCTCTCCAATTTCCATATTTTAAACCATACCTACATTGCTCTTATCAGGCAATCCAGGTTACACCATACTGCAACTATGTTGGCCCCTGGAGTTGGCCTGTGCTCTAAGGCCTGTAGTAGGCAATGTAATTATCCTGGCTCTGGGATAGCTTACCCATCTTTACGACAGTCTATTatcttcacacagacacatagccCTGTGTGCTGACACAGCCATCCTAAAACCATCTGAAGTGGGCCTTGTCAAAATCTTGAATTAAATCTCCATTTAACTTATATACTTGATTTAATATAATAATTGTCATTAATTGATATCATGcttttaaaatatttacatttgtgggggcagccgtggcctactggttagcgcttcggacttgtaaccggagggttgccggttcgaaccccgaccagtaggcacggctgaagtgcctttgagcaaggcacctaacacctccactgctccccgagcgccgctgttgatgcaggcagctcactgcgccgggattagtgtgtgcttcacctcactgtgtgttcactgtgtgctgagtgtgtttcactaattcacggattggcataaatgcagagaccaaatttccctcacaggatcaaaacagtatatacttatactatttaTAGTAGAAGTATTAGTGTAGGCTAAAACATGAAAATTGTAGCCTACGGTGGGGTTGACTTTTATCATTTTCGATTTGAATTTTTATACCcatatgtaaaaacagttctgtatGTGTACATACTATCTTGCGCTAGGAGTAAACTAACAGCATCATGGAGTCAAGGAGACAGCTCTGTCCACATTTCCCACccatcaagtagcctaggcctaggctaatggCAAATCGTATAATGTTGCAACCTCGTCAGTCCTCAATGATGTAAGCCTTTGTGAAGAGGTGCTTAACCATAGCCTGCTATAACACATAAGTAGCCAATTAATCTGAGACAACAACAGTAGAAAGCAAGAAATAAACAAGAACAACATTCATCGTGGAACAACAGGACACATGGACCCCTCGGATAAGCAATAATCAGGGCCACAGCTCTACGCAGAGCTGGCAATAATACAACTTTAGCTCTATCTAGCGGCCATAGTGTAGAAGTGTATATCATTCCATACTCGGTAACAGGTTGCCTAATGCCTGCAATGGCAAAATaagcttttacattttttttttacataatgcAACGAAATGTGAACACACATTTCCGTTTAACCAACCTCGGGCAAACATTAAAGTGTTAACAAGGCAACTGGCGAGTTATCTGCTAAGAGCGGTAACCCTGGAGCTAAGTTGATGCTGGCCTAGCTACTGCCAAATAAAGGAACCTGGGCAACTCGAAAAGTTTGTTAAAACAAAACGCACTCACAAATTAGGCCGTCTTATTCAGCCTTTTGTTTTCAAAATCAGATGATGTTCTTGAATAAAGTCGGTCTAGTAGTTAGACACATCTGTGGTCCTCCCTCCTTTAGAGGTCTCCCATGCGCATGTTCAGTTAGATATGCGGAAGAAGGCGGCAGCCAAACACTCAAATGCAGAAGTTGTGCCATCAGTTTGAACACTCGCATTTGAAACTAACAGATAATTACTTCGCCCTCAGACACTCGTCTAATCATTTTAGGAGAGCAACATCTCGGCTGTTAGCCTGTCCGACATTTCCTGTGCAGACCGCTTTGCTCCGAAAGCAGCCATGAGAGACCACCTGAGTATATTGTTGTCATTATGCATCGCAAGCCTTTTAGCGCAGCCCGCCTGCACCTTACACTCTAGGCATCGTCTGAAATTAAAACAGGTGAGTGACTGAGTCCATTGGTCTTATGTGTATCTATTTAAATGTTTTGCACGTGCACATATTGCAATCACAGTGTTTTGAAAGTATGAACGGCGTGTTTGACAGCTCGTGGGCTTTGCCTGGAAAAACTGCGGATCGCCTGACGATCCAGCTGTCATGAAGACTCTATCGATATCGCCAGACCCAATCTCTGTCCCAGGAAACCTAATGGCAAGTGCGACGGGGACAACATCCGTGGCGCTCATTGCTCCCGTGTCTGTAAgtagctagcctaggcctactcaatcACATATTGGGTGCGATAACCAAATGAAGACGCGATTGATAAAACAAATCTAACTAAATTGGTTGTAGCCTAATGCTTGATTTACTGTTGCTAGACTACTGGCAACTCATAGAAGCTGTTAAAGGCAGTTAAGGTTTTTTGGACTTCTTAACGTATTGTTTTATAAGCTATCAAAGATGGCTCTGGGCGGGGGCCGTTTGTTTGCAGTTGTGTTTGATGAGCGGATTCCATGTGTTCGCTTAAGTGTGACATGTAGTAACCTGCCCAAATTAGACAGCAGTTGACTTCTAACTcatgatcactatcactatCACTTCAGGGGATATGCAACATATAGCTCAGCTCAAATAGACAACAACAGGATTTTGCAACCTCAGAATGTCAACATCGTTGCAACCATGTCCAGGCCAAGAATCCAGTAACAAAACCTAGGCTTAACCGTTACACATTTTGCTTAAATAACCTACAGCATTGTAAGCGTAAGTCCACAGTAAAACACAATGCAAACAGGACATTTGATTAATGACTGATTCCCGCAAACCTTATAGAATGGAACAACAGACCGGCAGTAGATTTTTATAACATGCAGAAATGAGATCATTTTACAATTGAATGGTTGGAGGCTGTATCACATGATTACTCATAAGACCTCTTGTGAGCGCTCATGGGGTTAAAAATATGCGACCTGCGCTAAACTAGGACATCAGCAGCAACACTGCTGTAAAATAATATATCTTGTCACAGTCACAAGTGCTTTCTGCCATTCAAtgatctttgtttgtttttgtcaagGTGAACGTGACCTTGGAGAAAGAAGTGGCTGGTTTTTGGGTCAAGATCCCATGTTTGGAGGAGATTGGGAGTTGCCATTACCCCAACGCCTGTGACTTGCTGGACCAGCTGATCCCTCCTGGACAGGACTGCCCAGAGCCTCTGCACACATATGGTCTGCCCTGCCATTGTCCCTTCAAAGCTGTGAGTAGCACATTCACTCTTTTAgtcctttttattattattattttctggtcATATGCTCAGGTGTTTCGAGTTGATAAAGCTGAGAGAATTGTTTGCTAAGAACACCTTAGCCTATTTGAACATGAACATACATTTGTATTTGGTTTAGTGCACATATGGACACTGAACATTGATAAcaaagggtgggggtgggtgtttTTACGTATCAAacattttgcacattttgggGCCCAGTGTTGGCAATGATGTTACATATTTCTCTTGTGATGTTGCTGGTATGTTGAATAAGAAACAGTGCTTCTTTTTGTGTTTCTCAGCCTGACTGAAAAATATAtatgactgaaaaaaaaaaccagtTCCTCTTATACTGTTAAATGTAACATCTTTGTCCAGCCAAAATGTGCTGTTGTAACCCATTTCTTCACCCATGGTATGGTTATACTGCATGTGGGCTTTCTCAGTTCATATGTGCATTGCTTGCTTATAGTTTCATATCCCTTTCAGAGAGGCCAGCCTTAATGATACGTGACTGAACATGCAAGTCTTTGTGGTCCACAATCCATTTCCTGCATTATCCTGTGATGTTCTTTCAACACATCCGTCTCTTTACTCCTCACCATTtgatatgtgtgaatgtgtgtgtgtgtgtgtgtgtgtgtgtgtgaatgtgtgtgtgtgtgaattggtaAACAACTGTGAGGCATACTGTGAATCTGTAAAGCGTTTTAGAGAAAAgtgctatggaccctttcaacaaagtaaacacaaacaatgcttgaacattctatttgggccccaatctacttcctctgcattaaggtaacatatggaatgttaaaaaggaagtcgtgtggggccaactatgatgctgataatggaactctcttgaaagggtccatataaatgtgatacatttacatttacacttCCTTTTTTCCCTGcattcttcctcttcttttttaaaaaggggGACTACACTCTGCCGCAGTCGGAGTTCTACTTGCCAGACATTGACCTGCCCTTCTGGCTCACCAATGGCGACTACAGAGTCCAGGGCATTCTGGGAGCAAATGGAAAGGAGTTGGGGTGCCTTAAAGTGAGCTTGTCCATCCACTCGACCTGAGCCCACAGGTCTTACGCTGGACTAGCAGTGCCATGTGCACAGGGGACCGTCACTCGACTGCACAGCCATGGCAGCCATTTCAATGTGCATTTAACTGTAAAGGGAGGCTCTAAATCAGTAGAATTTTCATACATGCCATtgaagctttttttttgttaagttCCTCTTTTTCTTCTGATGCAGGCTCAAAGAAATTAcctctgttaaaaaaaaaaaaaatctatctgCAGTTGATGATCAGAAAAGCTGTCATTTTATCTCTTACGTATGTCTCATTTGTCTCATTTAAAATCATTAAAAAGGGGGTTTATGTCTGGGGCTAGACTTAATCcatcaacaacaaacaaacaacaaacaatctGTCCCTGTA belongs to Alosa sapidissima isolate fAloSap1 chromosome 20, fAloSap1.pri, whole genome shotgun sequence and includes:
- the gm2a gene encoding ganglioside GM2 activator, whose translation is MRDHLSILLSLCIASLLAQPACTLHSRHRLKLKQLVGFAWKNCGSPDDPAVMKTLSISPDPISVPGNLMASATGTTSVALIAPVSVNVTLEKEVAGFWVKIPCLEEIGSCHYPNACDLLDQLIPPGQDCPEPLHTYGLPCHCPFKAGDYTLPQSEFYLPDIDLPFWLTNGDYRVQGILGANGKELGCLKVSLSIHST